The genomic window CGGCTCCCGCGCGGACGCCGAGCACGTGGTCGAGGGAGCCCGAGCGCTCGGGCTGCCCGTGACGGTGCTCGCTGGACGGACCCCCGAACGCGGCTCCGGGGAGGAGGCGGCCCGCGACCTCCGTTACATGCTCCTGGACGCCGCCGCGCACGCCCTCGGCCTGCGCTGGGTCCTCACCGCGCACACGCTGGACGACCAGGCCGAGACCGTGCTGCTCAGGCTCGTGCGAGGGACGGGGGCCCGCGGCCTGCGGGGGATCCCGCACGTGCGAGGGAGGTTCGTGCGGCCACTGCTCGAGGTGTCCCGGGGGGAGCTGCGGGGGTGGCTGTCCGAGCGCGCGATCGCCTGGCGCGAGGACCCGACGAACTCCGACCTGTCGATGGACCGCAACTGGGTCCGGGCCGCGGTCCTGCCCTCGCTCGCGGAGCGCTTCCCCGGAGCGGTCTCGTCCATCTCTCGGCACGCCTCCCTGGCTGCGTCCGACGAAGCTTTCCTCCAGGCGCTGGCCGACGAGGTGATCGAGGGCGTGGAGCTGCGCCCTCCGGCCACGCTGGTCGAGCCGGCCGCCCTGTTAGGTCCGAGACCGATCGCGGCCCGGGTCGCCCGGTCGATCCTCGAGAGGAGCGGGGGCCGGGCGGACGCGGCGACCGTGGCGCGGGTCCTGGACCTGGCCCGGGCCGCCCCGGGAGCGACGGTGGTGGCAGGTCCGGGCTGCGAGGTGCGACGGACCGACCGCCACGTCGCCTTCGTCGACACGTCGTTGACCCCGCCGGACCCCGTCGTCCTGCCCGACCGCGGCACGGTCGAGGCGCCCGAGTGGGGTGTGCGCCTTCGCATCGGTGCCGGGGGGGACCCGTGGACCTGGCGGTGTAGATTGGACGCCGTGCGCACCGGGCTCCGGTTGCGCGGCCGCCGGCCCGGTGACCGCGTGTCCACGACCGGGGGTACGAGGAAGGTCCAGGACGTGCTCGTGGACGCGAAGGTCCCTCGGTTCGCCCGCGACCGCGTCGCGGTCCTGGCAGACGGGGACGAGGCGGTCGCGGTGGTCGGGTTCACGAGCCCGCCCTCGTCGGCCGAGGGCATCGTCGTAGACGCGGAGCCGATCGAGGGAGCCGGTTGGTGGACGAGAAGGCGGCCGGGCCCCTGATCCCGGCCCCCCACAGCTACTCCGAGGACCTCGGCGAGATCATCGTCACGGGCGATGAGATCCAGGCGAAGGTCGCCGAGCTCGGGCGCCTCATCACCGAGGACTACGCGGGGCGCTCCCCCATCCTGGTCGGGGTGTTGAAGGGGGCGTTCATCCTCATGGCCGACCTGGCGCGCAACATCCAGCTCCCGGTCCGGTTCGATTTCATGGCGGTCTCCAGCTACGGCTCGGCCACGAAGACCTCCGGCGTCGTCCGGATCCTGAAGGACCTCGACAACGAGATCGAGGATCAGGACGTCCTGCTCGTCGAGGACATCATCGACTCCGGCCTCACCCTGAAGTACCTGCTGCGGTACCTGGGAGCGAGGAGGCCCGCCTCCCTCGAGGTGTGCGCGCTCTTCCGCAAGGAGAGCGACCGCGCGGTCGAGGTACCGGTCCGGTACGAGGGGTTCCGGATACCGTCCGATTTCGTGGTCGGGTACGGGTTGGATCACGCCGAGAGGTTCCGCAACCTGCCCTTCCTCGCCCTGCTGAAGCCCGGCATAGCGCCCGAGCAGAGCTGACCTCACGAGGCCCGGCGTCGGGCTGCGACCGGGGGTATCGTTGCTGAACCATGCGTAAGCGCCTTGGACGCAACACGCTCATCTGGATACTGATCGGGCTCGGCGTGTTGTGGGTGGCCGGGACCTTCGTCCAGCGGGCTGCGCCCGTCGAGACCGTCGCCATCAGCGAGTTCTACGACCGCGTGGCGAGCGGACAGGTCGAGCGGGTGACCGTCTACGAGAACGACCAGCGCGTGGAGGCGGAGCTGCGGAACGGGCAGACCATCCGCGCGACCTTCCTCGCGGAGGAGGGGGGCGACCTCATGACCGCCCTGCGCGAGGGGAAGGTCCGCCACCAGGTGAACCCCCAGCGCCCGTCACTGCTCGTCTCCGTGCTCGGGCAGTTCCTCCCGTTCATCCTCATCTTCCTGCTCATCTTCTGGCTCCTGAACCAGTCGCAGGGCGGCGGCTCCCGCGTTATGTCGTTCGGCCGGTCCCGCGCCAAGCTCGTGACGAAGGAGATGCCCAAGATCACCTTCGGTGACGTGGCCGGGCTCGACGAGGCGGTCGAGGAGATCCGCGAGATCAAGGAGTACCTGGCGAACCCGTCGCGGTTCCAAGCCATGGGAGCGAAGATCCCGAAGGGCGTCCTGCTGTTCGGCCCCCCCGGGACAGGGAAGACGCTCCTGGCCCGGGCGGTCGCCGGGGAGGCAGGCGTCCCCTTCTTCTCGATATCGGGGTCGGACTTCGTCGAGATGTTCGTCGGCGTCGGTGCTGCTCGCGTGCGCGACCTCTTCGAGCAGGCGAAGGCGGCCGCGCCGGCCATCGTGTTCGTGGACGAGATCGACGCGGTCGGCCGCCACCGCGGCGCGGGACTCGGCGGGGGACACGACGAGCGCGAGCAGACCCTCAACCAGCTGCTCGTCGAGATGGACGGCTTCGACGCCCGGACCGGGGTCGTCCTGATCGCGGCCACGAACCGTCCGGACATCCTCGACCCCGCTCTGCTGCGGCCCGGACGCTTCGACCGACAGATCGTCGTCGACCGCCCGGACCTCAACGGACGGACGGCGATCCTGAAGGTCCACACGCGGGGCAAGCCGCTGGCCGAGGCGATCGACCTCGAGGTGATCGCCCGCCGCACACCCGGGTTCACCGGGGCCGACCTCGCCAACGTCGTGAACGAGGCCGCCCTGCTAACCGCGCGGCGCAAGCAGAAGCAGATCACGATGTCGGAGCTCGAGGAGTCGATCGACCGGGTCGTCGCCGGGCCCGAGCGGCGCTCGCGCCTCATCACGGCCGAGGAGAAGCGGATCATCGCCTACCACGAGGCGGGCCACGCCCTGGTCGCGTACCTGATGCCGCACGCGCACCCGGTCCACAAGATCTCGATCATCCCCAGGGGCCGCGCGCTCGGGTACACGCTCACCCTCCCCACCGAGGACCGGTACCTCGTGACGAGGTCGGAGCTCACCGACGAGCTGGCCGTGATGCTCGGCGGCCGGGCGGCCGAGGAGATCGTCTTCGGGGATGTCACCACGGGAGCCCAGGACGACATAAACCGCGTGACGAAGATCGCGCGGTCGATGGTCTGCGAGTACGGGATGTCGGCCCTCGGTCCGATGGCCCTCGGGCAGCACCAGGACAACGTCTTCCTGGGCCGCGACATCGCCGAGCACCGCGACTACTCGGACTCGGTGGCGGCGGAGATCGATATCGAGATCCGCCGGCTCGTCGAGGGAGCTCACGAGCAGGCGAAGGACGTCCTGCGCGACAACCGGCCGGTCCTGGACCGGCTCGCGCAGCGCCTCCTCGAGAACGAGACCGTGGACGTGTCCGAGCTCGAGGAGATCTTCGAGGGCCGCCCCAAGGCGCAGGGAGCGCGGGGGCGGATGCTCGAGGACGCGGTACCGGCGTCGGAGCCCGCCAAGCGTCAGCGCCGCGCCCCGCGCCCGAAGCCGAAGCCGGGCCTCTCCCCCGCCTGATGCCTCGGATCGAGCTCCGGACGGGGACGGAGGCCGAGCTCATCCGTCCGGGCGAGGGCCGGGCCGAGCGTGGGCTCGTGATCTACCCGGACATCATGGGTCTTCGGCCGCTCTTCGACGACCACGTCTCCCGGCTCGCCACTCAGCTCGGTTGGCCCGTGTGCGCCGTGGAGATGTTCCCGGGGCAGGAGACCCTGACCCTCGAGGAGCGGCTCGTCGCCGCCCGGGACCTCGACGACGAGGCGAAGCTCGCCGATGGCTTGGCCGCGGCCGACGCGGTCGATGCCGAGGAGGTCTGCGTCCTGGGGTTCTGCATGGGTGGCATGTACGTGTTCAAGTTCGCCCCGCGCTTCTTCAGGGGCGTGTCCTTCTACGGGATGATCCGGGTGCCCGAGAACTGGCGGGCTCCCGGACAGGGCGAGCCGCTGGACGCCCTCCTGCCCCGCCGGGGCGAGAACGTGCTGGCGATCATCGGCTCGGCCGACATCTGGACCCCATCCGAAGACGTCGACGAACTCCGGCGCACCGGAGCGACCGTGGTGGTCTACGAGGGAGCGGAGCACGGGTTCGTCCACGACCCGGACCGCCCGGCCCACCGCCCGGCCGACGCCACCGACGCGTGGCGCCGGGTCCAGCAGTTCCTGGTCGCCGCCTAGGACGCCTTCGCGCGCTTCTTCGGCGCGCTCCGGGCTTCCTCGACGTGCTTCAAGCTCGCCTCGAGGGCCTTCATGAGGTCGGCCACCGGCTCCGGCTCCGGAGCGTCGGGAACCGTTATCTCCTCGCCCTCGAGCTTGCGCTGGACGAGCTCCTGGACGGCCTCCCGGTACGAGTCCGTGAAGCGGGCGGGGTCGAACTCGTCGGTCATGCCCTGGACGAGCGTCCGCGCCATCTTCACCTCGGCCTCGCTCACCTTCGGAGAGGCGGCGAGCTCTGGGAACTCGGCCTCCTTTATCTCCTCGGGCCAGCGCATCGTGTGCAGCATCAGGACCCCGTTCATGACGCGGATGGCGGCCAGGTGCTCCTTGTCCCGGAAGGCGACGCGCCCGATCGCCACCTTGTCCTCGGCGGCGAGGGCGTCGCGCAGCACGTTGTACGCCTTCACGCCCGCCTCGTCGGGGACGAGGTAGTACGGACGCTCGAAGTAGACGGGATCGATCTGCGAGGCGTCCACGAACTGCTCCACGTCGATCGCCTTGCCCGAGCGCGCCGGGAGCGCCTCCATCTCCTCGTCGCTCAGGACCACGTACTGCCCCTTGGACACCTCGTACCCCTTCACGATCCGCTCCCGCGGCACCTCCTCGCCGGTGGACGACGCCACCTTGCGGTACCTGATCGGTGACTTCGTCTCCTCGTCGAGCTGGCGGAACGAGGGAGTGGTGTCCTGGGTGGCCGTGTAGACCTTCACCGGCACGGTCACCAGTCCGAACGAGATGCTTCCGCTCCAAGTCGCGCGCATGGGACCTCCTGTCTCACCTGCCCCGGAGATATACCCACGGCACACCCAGACCACCCCCAGACCACCCCCGTAGAGTGGGGACGTGCTCCCTCTGCCCCGCCCGCGCGGTCGCACGGCCGTCATGGGCATCCTCAACGTCACGCCCGACTCCTTCTCCGACGGTGGCCTATACAGCTCCGTCCCCTCGGCCATCGCGCACGCCCACCGGATGGTCGATGAGGGGGCGGACGTCATCGACGTGGGAGGCGAGTCCACCCGTCCGGGAGCCGAGGAGGTCCCGGCGGACGA from Actinomycetota bacterium includes these protein-coding regions:
- the tilS gene encoding tRNA lysidine(34) synthetase TilS, encoding WGVAVSGGADSTALMHLLADEGLDLHVLHVDHRLRPGSRADAEHVVEGARALGLPVTVLAGRTPERGSGEEAARDLRYMLLDAAAHALGLRWVLTAHTLDDQAETVLLRLVRGTGARGLRGIPHVRGRFVRPLLEVSRGELRGWLSERAIAWREDPTNSDLSMDRNWVRAAVLPSLAERFPGAVSSISRHASLAASDEAFLQALADEVIEGVELRPPATLVEPAALLGPRPIAARVARSILERSGGRADAATVARVLDLARAAPGATVVAGPGCEVRRTDRHVAFVDTSLTPPDPVVLPDRGTVEAPEWGVRLRIGAGGDPWTWRCRLDAVRTGLRLRGRRPGDRVSTTGGTRKVQDVLVDAKVPRFARDRVAVLADGDEAVAVVGFTSPPSSAEGIVVDAEPIEGAGWWTRRRPGP
- the hpt gene encoding hypoxanthine phosphoribosyltransferase: MDEKAAGPLIPAPHSYSEDLGEIIVTGDEIQAKVAELGRLITEDYAGRSPILVGVLKGAFILMADLARNIQLPVRFDFMAVSSYGSATKTSGVVRILKDLDNEIEDQDVLLVEDIIDSGLTLKYLLRYLGARRPASLEVCALFRKESDRAVEVPVRYEGFRIPSDFVVGYGLDHAERFRNLPFLALLKPGIAPEQS
- the ftsH gene encoding ATP-dependent zinc metalloprotease FtsH produces the protein MRKRLGRNTLIWILIGLGVLWVAGTFVQRAAPVETVAISEFYDRVASGQVERVTVYENDQRVEAELRNGQTIRATFLAEEGGDLMTALREGKVRHQVNPQRPSLLVSVLGQFLPFILIFLLIFWLLNQSQGGGSRVMSFGRSRAKLVTKEMPKITFGDVAGLDEAVEEIREIKEYLANPSRFQAMGAKIPKGVLLFGPPGTGKTLLARAVAGEAGVPFFSISGSDFVEMFVGVGAARVRDLFEQAKAAAPAIVFVDEIDAVGRHRGAGLGGGHDEREQTLNQLLVEMDGFDARTGVVLIAATNRPDILDPALLRPGRFDRQIVVDRPDLNGRTAILKVHTRGKPLAEAIDLEVIARRTPGFTGADLANVVNEAALLTARRKQKQITMSELEESIDRVVAGPERRSRLITAEEKRIIAYHEAGHALVAYLMPHAHPVHKISIIPRGRALGYTLTLPTEDRYLVTRSELTDELAVMLGGRAAEEIVFGDVTTGAQDDINRVTKIARSMVCEYGMSALGPMALGQHQDNVFLGRDIAEHRDYSDSVAAEIDIEIRRLVEGAHEQAKDVLRDNRPVLDRLAQRLLENETVDVSELEEIFEGRPKAQGARGRMLEDAVPASEPAKRQRRAPRPKPKPGLSPA
- a CDS encoding dienelactone hydrolase family protein codes for the protein MPRIELRTGTEAELIRPGEGRAERGLVIYPDIMGLRPLFDDHVSRLATQLGWPVCAVEMFPGQETLTLEERLVAARDLDDEAKLADGLAAADAVDAEEVCVLGFCMGGMYVFKFAPRFFRGVSFYGMIRVPENWRAPGQGEPLDALLPRRGENVLAIIGSADIWTPSEDVDELRRTGATVVVYEGAEHGFVHDPDRPAHRPADATDAWRRVQQFLVAA
- a CDS encoding Ku protein: MRATWSGSISFGLVTVPVKVYTATQDTTPSFRQLDEETKSPIRYRKVASSTGEEVPRERIVKGYEVSKGQYVVLSDEEMEALPARSGKAIDVEQFVDASQIDPVYFERPYYLVPDEAGVKAYNVLRDALAAEDKVAIGRVAFRDKEHLAAIRVMNGVLMLHTMRWPEEIKEAEFPELAASPKVSEAEVKMARTLVQGMTDEFDPARFTDSYREAVQELVQRKLEGEEITVPDAPEPEPVADLMKALEASLKHVEEARSAPKKRAKAS